The Armatimonadota bacterium genomic sequence CGGGCGTGTTTCGCATGTGAGGGTGAACGTGCTCCGCGTGGAGGTCGACGGATCGAGCCTGTCGATCACGCTGTCGCGGCCTGAGGTGCACAACGCCCTCAGCGCCGACCTGATCGATGCGCTCGGCGCGGCGTTCCGGGACGCCGCCCGGCGGCCTGGCATCCGCTACGTCGTGCTGTCCGGGGAAGGTCCGTCGTTCTGCGCCGGCGCGGACCTGCACTGGATGCGCTCGACGGTTCACGCCTCGCTGGAGGACAACCGTCGCGACGCGGCGCGACTGGCCGAGATGCTCGACGCCGTGGTCGGCTGCCCGCGGCCGGTCGTGGCCCGCGTCCACGGCGCGGTGCTGGGCGGTGGCATGGGGTTGGTGGCCGCCTGCGACCTCGCGGTGGCCGAACCGGGCGCGGTCTTCGGACTCACCGAGGTGCGGCTGGGGTTGGTCCCGGCGATGATTTTCCCCTTTCTGCTCCGGAAGGTGTCGCGCTCCCACCTGCTGTGGGCCGCGCTGACCGGTGAGCGTTTCCCGGCCCATCGCGCCCTGGAAATGGGGCTGGTGAACGCGGTCGCCGACGACCCCGACGACGTCGTCGCCGGATGGGCGCGCAGCCTGCAGGCGGGGGGACCCGAAGCGCTGGCCCAGGTGAAGCACCTGTTCGACCAGGTGCACCGCCTCAGTCCCCAGGAGGCGAGGGAGTTCACCGTCGACCTGATCGCCCGGCTCCGCACCGGACCCGAAGGTCAGGAGGGCATGCGGGCATTTCTCGAAAGACGCAGACCCAGCTGGATGGCAACGCACGACTCGGAGTGAGCTCACGTGCTCGGCCGGCACCCGACTCCGACATGACCCTCTCGAAGATCCTGATCGCCAACCGCGGGGAGATCGCCGTCCGGGTCATCCGGGCATGCCGCGATCTGGGTGTCGCCGCCGTCGCCGTCTACTCGGACGTCGACCGTACCTCGGCCCACGTCCTGCTGGCGGACGAGGCGGTTTCGATCGGGCCCCCCGAGCCGGCCGCGTCCTACCTCAACATCGACCGCATCCTCGAAGCCGCCCGACGGGTGGGCGCAGACGCCATCCACCCCGGGTACGGATTTTTGGCGGAGAACGCTGCCTTCGCGGAGGCCTGCCGCCAAGCGGATGTCACGTTCATCGGTCCGCCCCCGGAGGTCATCTCCGCCCTGGGGGACAAGGCCAGGGCCCGCCGCCTCGCCGCGACAGCCGGCGTGCCGGTCGTGCCAGGCCACGACGGACCCTCCGGCGACGAGGATCTGGCCCGCGCAGCAGCGCGGCTGGGTTACCCGGTGTTGGTCAAGGCGGCGGCGGGTGGGGGTGGCAAGGGGATGCGCGTCGTGCGCACCGCCGCCGAACTGGCCCCCGCCCTCGCATCCGCGCGGCGCGAGGCGCGCTCGGCTTTCGGGGACGACGCCTTGATCCTCGAGAAGTACATCGAGGGAGCCCGCCACATCGAAGTCCAGATCCTCGCCGACGGATACGGCAACGCCGTCCACCTCGGTGAGCGCGAGTGCAGCGTACAGCGGCGCCACCAGAAGATCGTGGAGGAGGCGCCGTCGGTCGTCGTCGATGCCCAGTTGCGGGCGCACCTGGGAGACGCCGCGCTGCGCGTGGTGCGGGAGGCGGGCTACGTCAACGCGGGCACCGTCGAGTTCCTCGTCGACCGGGACCGTTGCTTCTACTTCCTGGAGGTCAACACACGTCTCCAGGTCGAGCATCCCGTCACCGAAGCGGTCACGGGGATCGACATGGTGTGCGAGCAGATCCGCATCGCCGCCGGGCAGCGCCTCGACCTGACGCAGGACGACGTCGTCCTGCGCGGGCACGCCGTCGAGTGCCGCATCTACGCGGAAGACCCCCAAGCCGACTTTGCGCCGTCGCCCGGTACCGTGCTGCGCCTGGTCGAGCCCCACATCCCCGGCGTGCGGATCGACTCCGGCATCCGCGCCGGTCAGGTCGTGCCCGTGCACTACGACCCAATCCTCGCGAAGGCGATCGCATGGGCACCGCACCGCGACGCCGCCCTGCGGCGCATGGTCCAGGCCCTCGAGGAGTACGTGATCCTGGGCATCCAGACCAACATCCCGCACCTGCGCGCCATCGTCACGCACCCCTCCTTCCTCGCGGGTGAACTGTCGACGGACTTCCTGTCCGAGCACCTGGCTGGTTGGCGGCGTTCGCCCCCGCCCGCAGAAGCACTCGCGATCGCGGCCACGCTCGCCGCCCGGCAACGCCCCTCGACCGCCCGCCCCGCCACGCCGGCCGCTTTCCCTGATCCGTGGGACCGGCTGTCGGGATGGAGGATGCCGTGACCTTCAACGCCGGGCATCACCCGCCGCGCGTCGCGCCGCAGCGATTCGTACTGCGGACGGGTGGAGCGGAGTTTCCGGTGGAGGTTTTCGGCGACGGCCAGCAGCTGGTCGTGAGGGTCGACGGCCACCAGTGTCGGGTGGCGCTGGAAGAGATCGACGGGGGTCTGTTCGCCGCGACCTGTGACGGCCGGCGGCTCATCGTCCACCACGCCGAACGGTCGGGCGTCCATCACCTCCACGTCCGGGGCGAGGCTTATGCCTTCGAGACGGGCCGGGCGGATCGGCCGGCTGCGCATCAGGTCGCCCACCACGACCTGCGGGCACCCATGCCGGGCGTCGTGACCCGGCTGTTCGTGCGGCCGGGCGAGGTCGTGGACGCCGGGGCGCCGTTGTTCGCCCTCGAGGCGATGAAGATGGAGACCGTCGTCCGGGCCGGCGCCCGCGCGCGCGTTAGGCAGGTCCACGTCTCCGCCGGTGGGCAGGTGGACGCAGGCGCCATCGTCGTAGAGGTGGAGGACCTCTCCGATTCCGCACCCGGGCAGGGGGAGGACGGCGCGTGAAGGTCCCCGATCGGGTCCGAATCGTCGAGGTCGGCCCGCGCGACGGGCTCCAGAACGAACCCGACATCGTGCCGACCGAAACCAAGGTCGCGTTCATCGAGATGCTGGCCGACGCCGGGGCACCGATCATCGAGGTCGGCTCGTTCGTCCGGCCCGACCGCGTCCCACAGATGGCCGACACCGAGCAGGTCGTACGCCGTCTGCGGGCCCGGGAGGACACGACGTACGTGGCGCTGGTGCCCAACCGCCGGGGTCTGGAGCGCGCGCTGGACTGTGGGCTTCGCACCGTCGCGGTGTTCACCGCAGCCACCGACGACTTCGCCCGCGCCAACATCGGGATGACGGTCGACGGTTCCCTGGCACACTTCCGCGAGGTCGTCCGCGAAGCCTCCGCCGCCGGCGTCCGTGTGCGCGGGTACGTCTCGGTCTGTTGGTGGTGCCCCTACTCCGGGAGGGTGCCGCCGGAAGCGACGCGGCGGGTGGCGGTGGAACTGGTGGAGATGGGCTGCACGGAGGTGGGGATTGGGGACACGGTCGGCGCCGCCACCCCCACCGAGGTTCAAACGCTCCTCGCGCTGCTGCTGCGGGAGATCCCGGCCGACCGCATGGGCGTTCACTTCCACGACACCCGGGGCACGGGACTCGCCAACGTCCTGGCCTCCCTCGAGCTGGGGATCGCCACGGTGGACGCCTCAGCCGGCGGGCTGGGCGGCTGCCCGTTCGCCCCCGGGGCGTTGGGCAACGTCGCCACGGAGGACGTGCTCTACATGCTCCACGGCATGGGGATCCACACCGGAGTGGACCTCGAGGCCGTCACAGCCGCCTCGCGCTACATGGAGTCGGTGCTCGGGCACGGGCTGCCCTCGCGCTACCTCCAGGCAGGACCCCCGTCGGGCGCCCGCTGAGCCGACCTCCTCCCTCTGGTCCGGGTCGGCTGCGCGCCGCCGGCGATCGCGCCCAGGATCCGCAGGGGCTCGAGGCCATCGCGGACGGCCGGGGGCAGGACGGCGGACAGTCCGGACGTGGTCAGGTCCTCGGACCCGGCGAAGACGCGGATGTGTGGCCTCACCCGCCGCACACCCGACCCCGCATCCCGCAGCGTGCCCCGCAGTGCTGGGTACACCCGCTCGAGCGCGGCCACGACGTCGCCCACGGTCACCACGCCCCCGATCGGCAGCGGAACGTCGACGGTCACGACGGTCGAGGCCAGGCCGACGAGCCGCCGCAGGTGGCCGGGCAGGTGGACGTGAATGCGCGCGCTGTGCCTCGGTGGCATGTCTACCCGAGCGTCTGAGCCTCCACCGAGAGCACCGCGGGGAGGTAGCCGACGATCAGGTTCCACGTCTCGCCGCCGTCGCTCGATCCGTAGACCTGCCCGCCCGTCGTGCCGAAGTACACCCCGCACGGGTCGAGTCGGTCGGTCGCCATCGCGTCGCGCAGCACGTTCACGTAGCAGTGTTGGTCCGGAAGGCCCCGGGTCAACGGCTCCCAGTTCCCTCCGCCATCGCGGCTGCGGTAGACGCGCAACGCCCCCTCCGGCGGGTAGTGTTCTTCGTCGCTGGCGATCGGCACGACGTAGACCGTATCCGGCTCGTGCGGGTGGACCGCGATCGGAAACCCAAAGTTCGAGGGCAGGTCACCGCTGACGTCCCGCCAAGACTCGCCGGCGTCGTCGCTCCGGTACACACCGTAGTGTTTCTGCATGAACAGTACGTTCGGCCGATCTGGGTGCATCGTCACCTTGTGCACGCAGTAGCCGACCTCTGGCTGCTCTTCGGGCAGGTACTTCGCGCTGAGTCCACGGTTCATCGGCCGCCAGCTGGCCCCCGCGTCGTCGGACCGGAAGACGCCCGCGGCGGAGATCGCCACGTACAACCGCTGCGGGCGCATCGGATCGAACAGGATCGTGTGCAGGCACAGACCACCCGCTCCCGGCATCCACCGCAGGTGGGAGGGATGCTTGCGCAGGGCCGACAGCTCGGTCCACGACGTGCCGCCGTCGCCGGATACGAACAGCGCGGCGTCCTCCGCCCCGGCCACGACCGCCTCGCCGCCGCCCGGCACCGGCCAGTCGTCCGGAGCCGGCTCGATGTGCCACACCCGCCTGAACTTCCAGGGCTGCTGCTCACCGGAGAAGTCCTGGTGGGTGGTGCTGCCGTCGGCGTAGGCGAACTCGTTGCCCACCGGATGCCACGAGCGTCCGCCGTCGCCGCTGCGCTGGATCACGACGCCTGACCACGAGGAGCAGATCGCGGCGTACACGCGGTCGGGGTCCGAAGACGACCCCTGCATGTGGTACACCTCTGCGCCGAACAGCGGGCCGCGCACGTCCCACCGACCCCGGGTCTCGTCCGATGTCAGGACGAACCCGCCCTTGCGGGTCCCGACGAGCAACCTCACGCCCTGCATGGTCTGCCTCCCAAAGCAGTCTGGCGTCGGCGGTGGGCGGCTGGCACGCGCCGGGGTCCGCTTGTCTGGAGATCTCGATGGGCTGCCGACTGCCGCTACGCCTTCGAGTAGTCGTAGAATCCCCTGCCGGACTTGCGCCCGTGATGGCCGCTGAGGACCATCTGCTTCAACAGCGGCGGGGGCGCGTACCGAGGATCCTTGAACTCCTCGTACATCGCCTCGGCGATGTAGTACGTCGTGTCAACCCCCACGAAGTCCAGGAGCACGAATGGGCCCATGGGGTGGTTGAGCCCGAGTTGGACCGCGGTGTCGATCTCCTCCTTCGTAGCCACACCCTTTTCCAGCGCGCGCACCGCGTCCAGCAGGTAGGGCACCAGCAGGAGGTTCACGATGAACCCCGGATAGTCCTTCGTGACGACCACGGTCTTGCCCAGCGACTCCACGAACGTCCGTGCGGTCTGCAGCGTCTGGTCGCTCGTGAGGTACCCACGGACGATCTCGACCAGCTTCATCACCGGCACGGGGTTGAAGAAGTGCATTCCGCACACACGGTCCGCTCGCTTCGTCACCGAAGCCTGCTCGGTGATCGACAGGGACGAGGTGTTGCTCGCGAACACCACGTGGTCCGGGCAGACCGCGTCCAGCTCCCGCCAGATCTCCTTCTTGACCTCCATCCTCTCCACGGCCGCCTCGATCACAACGTCGCAGTCCCGCAGGTCGGCCAAGGTGACCGTGCCCCGGATGCGGGATCGTGCGGCGTCGCGCTGCTCGGCTGTCATCTTCTGTCGGTCCACCGCGCGGGCCATGGACGCCTCCACGCGCTCCAGCCCCTTGCGCAACAGCGCGTCGTCCACCTCCCGCACCACCACCTCGTAGCCGGCTCGAGCACACGTCTCCACGATGCCCGAGCCCATCAACCCACACCCGACCACGCCTACCCGCCGGATCTCCATGCGCGCCCTCCTCAGCTCACCTTCTGTCCCCACGCCACGCCTCGCGCCAGTAGTCCAGCTTGATCTGTTCTGTGTTGGGTTCGGGCGGCCGCCGTCCGACGACCTCGACCGCAGCCTCCTCCTGCGCTGCCTCGTCGAGGACCCACCACCCGTCGTAACCTTCCTTGGGAATCGCCCGCAGCGCCTCCTGCATCATCTGGTGCTGCCTCTCGATCACCTCGCGGCCCACCCTTCGGTCGCGGCCAGCGTCCCGCATCACGCAGACTTCAAGCGGTGTGTCGAACGCGATCACGTATACCGGCGCGCCGCAGCGCCCTGCCAGCGCACGCAGGTCGGCCCGCGCACGCGGCGACACCGCAGTGCTGTCGGCGACAGCCAGGCGGCCGAGTTCCAGGCGATGCCGGAGGATCTCGTGAAACAGCGCGAACGCCCTCCCGCTCACCGCCAGGGACGACTCGTCGTCCGCGATCATGGCCCGGCACCGGTCCGAGGAGACGACCTCCGTCGGGCGGAAGTGGCGATGGGCGAACGTGCTCTTGCCGCTCCCTGCCGGCCCCACCAGGACCACGAGCGCATGTCCGGGAATTTCGATCGGCGTCAATCGACGATCCGGTGTATGAGGGGGCGGACTTCCGGCCGCTCGGGGCCGATCAGGTACGCCCCCCGCACGCGCTCGGATGCCTCGGGCACGCTCTTTTCGCTTCGAGCATGCAACCGTGCCAGCGGGGTGCCCCGCTCGACGCGGGCTCCGACCTTCTCCAGCACCACGACGCCGACCGCGGGGTCGATCGGATCGTCCTTCCTGGCGCGGCCCGCACCCAGGGTCATCGCGGCCCGCCCGATGGCCTCTGCGTCGATGGCCTGGACGTAGCCGCCGGATTCCGAGGTCACGTCCGCGACCACCGGCGCCGCTGGAAGGCGGCCGGCTTCTTCCACCACCGACGGGTCTCCGCCCTGCGCCTCGATCATCTGACCCAGCTTGCGCAGCGCCTCACCAGAGCGGATCCGACTGCGCAGCTCGTCCCTGCCGGCTTTCGCGTCGGGTACACGCCCCCCAAGCCGCAGCATCTGGGCCCCCAGTTCCAGACACAGCTCCGTCAGGTCCCCCGGTCCCTCGCCGCGCAGGGTCTGGATGGCCTCGGAGACCTCGAGCGCGTTGCCCACGGCGTGCCCCAGGGGTTGGTCCATATCGCTGATCACCGCCACGGTGCGCCGCCCCAGCGCGGTCCCGATGTCGACCATGGCGCGCGCCAGCGCTTCGGCCTCCGGGACGGTCTTCATGAACGCGCCGCTGCCGGTCTTGACGTCGAGCACGATCGCATCCGCTCCTCCTGCGATCTTCTTGCTCATGATGCTGCTGGCAATCAGCGGCACACTGTCGACCGTGGCCGTCACATCCCGCAGCGCGTAGAGCTTCTTGTCCGCGGGCACCAAGTTCGCGGTCTGACCCACGATCGCGCATCCGATGCGCGCGACCTGCTCGCAGAAGGCTTCCAGGGTGAGCTCGGTGCGCAATCCGGGGACGGACTCCAGCTTGTCGAGCGTGCCCCCGGTGTGCCCCAGCCCGCGCCCGGACATCTTCGGGACCGCCACACCCGCCGACGCCACGAGCGGGACCAGCACGATCGACGTCTTGTCGCCCACCCCACCGCTGCTGTGCTTGTCGACCTTCGTGCCGGGGATCCGCCTCAGGTCGACCCTCTCCCCGGACTCCGCCATGGCCAGCGTCAGGTCGGCGGTCTCCCGACTGCTCATCCCGCGGAAGTAGATCGCCATCAGCAGGGCGCTGATCTGGTAGTCTGGGATCTCGTCGCGGACAAACCCGTCGATCAGGAAGCGAATCTCGTCGCCTCTCAGCTCGCCGCCATTGCGCTTCTTGAGCAGCAGATCGTAGACGCGCACTCCCTCACCGCCCTGGGTGCGGTCTGACCACCAGACCGCGTGCCTGGCACCGCCGTCAGCGCATCTCGCGGAGGATCCGCCGCACCAGGCGCACGAACCTGGGTTCCAGCTCCCGGGCCACCGCCAGGACCTCCTCGTGTGTCACCGGCACCACCACCTCTCCCGTTGCCATGTCGGTGATCGCGGTGATGCCCAGTACCCGCATGCCCAAGTGGCGGGCGGCGATCACCTCCGGCACCGTCGACATCCCCACCGCGTCCGCTCCCAGTCCGCGCAGCATCCGCAACTCCGCGGCGGTCTCGTACGAGGGCCCCGTCACCGCCACGTACACGCCCTTGCGGATCGCAATCCGCTCGTCGACCGCGCACCGCTCCGCGAGGGCCACCAACTCCGGGTCGTACGGCCGCGACATGTCCGGAAACCGCGGGCCCAGCGACTCGTCGTTCGGTCCGATCAGCGGATTGGTGCCCTGGAAGTTGATGTGGTCGGAGATGATCATGAGGTCGCCGGCCTTCCACTCCCGGTTGAGGCCGCCGGCGGCGTTGCTCACCAACAGCGTCCGGCATCCCAGCGCGAACAGTACCCGGATCGGAAAGACGACGTCCTG encodes the following:
- a CDS encoding enoyl-CoA hydratase-related protein — encoded protein: MNVLRVEVDGSSLSITLSRPEVHNALSADLIDALGAAFRDAARRPGIRYVVLSGEGPSFCAGADLHWMRSTVHASLEDNRRDAARLAEMLDAVVGCPRPVVARVHGAVLGGGMGLVAACDLAVAEPGAVFGLTEVRLGLVPAMIFPFLLRKVSRSHLLWAALTGERFPAHRALEMGLVNAVADDPDDVVAGWARSLQAGGPEALAQVKHLFDQVHRLSPQEAREFTVDLIARLRTGPEGQEGMRAFLERRRPSWMATHDSE
- a CDS encoding acetyl-CoA carboxylase biotin carboxylase subunit; this translates as MTLSKILIANRGEIAVRVIRACRDLGVAAVAVYSDVDRTSAHVLLADEAVSIGPPEPAASYLNIDRILEAARRVGADAIHPGYGFLAENAAFAEACRQADVTFIGPPPEVISALGDKARARRLAATAGVPVVPGHDGPSGDEDLARAAARLGYPVLVKAAAGGGGKGMRVVRTAAELAPALASARREARSAFGDDALILEKYIEGARHIEVQILADGYGNAVHLGERECSVQRRHQKIVEEAPSVVVDAQLRAHLGDAALRVVREAGYVNAGTVEFLVDRDRCFYFLEVNTRLQVEHPVTEAVTGIDMVCEQIRIAAGQRLDLTQDDVVLRGHAVECRIYAEDPQADFAPSPGTVLRLVEPHIPGVRIDSGIRAGQVVPVHYDPILAKAIAWAPHRDAALRRMVQALEEYVILGIQTNIPHLRAIVTHPSFLAGELSTDFLSEHLAGWRRSPPPAEALAIAATLAARQRPSTARPATPAAFPDPWDRLSGWRMP
- a CDS encoding biotin/lipoyl-containing protein, which produces MEDAVTFNAGHHPPRVAPQRFVLRTGGAEFPVEVFGDGQQLVVRVDGHQCRVALEEIDGGLFAATCDGRRLIVHHAERSGVHHLHVRGEAYAFETGRADRPAAHQVAHHDLRAPMPGVVTRLFVRPGEVVDAGAPLFALEAMKMETVVRAGARARVRQVHVSAGGQVDAGAIVVEVEDLSDSAPGQGEDGA
- a CDS encoding hydroxymethylglutaryl-CoA lyase, yielding MKVPDRVRIVEVGPRDGLQNEPDIVPTETKVAFIEMLADAGAPIIEVGSFVRPDRVPQMADTEQVVRRLRAREDTTYVALVPNRRGLERALDCGLRTVAVFTAATDDFARANIGMTVDGSLAHFREVVREASAAGVRVRGYVSVCWWCPYSGRVPPEATRRVAVELVEMGCTEVGIGDTVGAATPTEVQTLLALLLREIPADRMGVHFHDTRGTGLANVLASLELGIATVDASAGGLGGCPFAPGALGNVATEDVLYMLHGMGIHTGVDLEAVTAASRYMESVLGHGLPSRYLQAGPPSGAR
- a CDS encoding exo-alpha-sialidase, which encodes MQGVRLLVGTRKGGFVLTSDETRGRWDVRGPLFGAEVYHMQGSSSDPDRVYAAICSSWSGVVIQRSGDGGRSWHPVGNEFAYADGSTTHQDFSGEQQPWKFRRVWHIEPAPDDWPVPGGGEAVVAGAEDAALFVSGDGGTSWTELSALRKHPSHLRWMPGAGGLCLHTILFDPMRPQRLYVAISAAGVFRSDDAGASWRPMNRGLSAKYLPEEQPEVGYCVHKVTMHPDRPNVLFMQKHYGVYRSDDAGESWRDVSGDLPSNFGFPIAVHPHEPDTVYVVPIASDEEHYPPEGALRVYRSRDGGGNWEPLTRGLPDQHCYVNVLRDAMATDRLDPCGVYFGTTGGQVYGSSDGGETWNLIVGYLPAVLSVEAQTLG
- a CDS encoding 3-hydroxybutyryl-CoA dehydrogenase, whose translation is MEIRRVGVVGCGLMGSGIVETCARAGYEVVVREVDDALLRKGLERVEASMARAVDRQKMTAEQRDAARSRIRGTVTLADLRDCDVVIEAAVERMEVKKEIWRELDAVCPDHVVFASNTSSLSITEQASVTKRADRVCGMHFFNPVPVMKLVEIVRGYLTSDQTLQTARTFVESLGKTVVVTKDYPGFIVNLLLVPYLLDAVRALEKGVATKEEIDTAVQLGLNHPMGPFVLLDFVGVDTTYYIAEAMYEEFKDPRYAPPPLLKQMVLSGHHGRKSGRGFYDYSKA
- a CDS encoding AAA family ATPase; its protein translation is MTPIEIPGHALVVLVGPAGSGKSTFAHRHFRPTEVVSSDRCRAMIADDESSLAVSGRAFALFHEILRHRLELGRLAVADSTAVSPRARADLRALAGRCGAPVYVIAFDTPLEVCVMRDAGRDRRVGREVIERQHQMMQEALRAIPKEGYDGWWVLDEAAQEEAAVEVVGRRPPEPNTEQIKLDYWREAWRGDRR
- a CDS encoding pyrimidine-nucleoside phosphorylase, whose translation is MRVYDLLLKKRNGGELRGDEIRFLIDGFVRDEIPDYQISALLMAIYFRGMSSRETADLTLAMAESGERVDLRRIPGTKVDKHSSGGVGDKTSIVLVPLVASAGVAVPKMSGRGLGHTGGTLDKLESVPGLRTELTLEAFCEQVARIGCAIVGQTANLVPADKKLYALRDVTATVDSVPLIASSIMSKKIAGGADAIVLDVKTGSGAFMKTVPEAEALARAMVDIGTALGRRTVAVISDMDQPLGHAVGNALEVSEAIQTLRGEGPGDLTELCLELGAQMLRLGGRVPDAKAGRDELRSRIRSGEALRKLGQMIEAQGGDPSVVEEAGRLPAAPVVADVTSESGGYVQAIDAEAIGRAAMTLGAGRARKDDPIDPAVGVVVLEKVGARVERGTPLARLHARSEKSVPEASERVRGAYLIGPERPEVRPLIHRIVD
- a CDS encoding purine-nucleoside phosphorylase, producing MRRRMEEAAAAVRKRVPFDPEVGIVLGSGLGALADAIELAGAVSYDEIPHFPRSTVEGHAGRLVLGTLEGKRVGAMQGRIHFYEGYAIQDVVFPIRVLFALGCRTLLVSNAAGGLNREWKAGDLMIISDHINFQGTNPLIGPNDESLGPRFPDMSRPYDPELVALAERCAVDERIAIRKGVYVAVTGPSYETAAELRMLRGLGADAVGMSTVPEVIAARHLGMRVLGITAITDMATGEVVVPVTHEEVLAVARELEPRFVRLVRRILREMR